In Nitrospira sp., one genomic interval encodes:
- a CDS encoding septum formation initiator family protein — protein sequence MVKPNRGRDWLDWQRKLYSVGKWTGLGLVILMLGALLFGEMGFSRYLQLRDHAEQLDQELTDLQRLNNELRADLDRVQYDPSRIEELARERLGYVRKGETVYQLAPLGDKERTPRGKTP from the coding sequence ATGGTGAAACCAAATCGTGGGCGAGATTGGTTGGATTGGCAGCGGAAGCTGTATTCCGTCGGCAAGTGGACTGGTTTGGGCTTGGTGATTCTCATGTTGGGGGCGTTACTGTTCGGTGAGATGGGGTTCTCGCGGTACCTTCAGCTGCGCGACCATGCCGAGCAGCTTGACCAGGAACTGACCGATCTTCAGCGGTTGAATAATGAATTGCGAGCGGATTTGGATCGGGTGCAATACGATCCTTCTCGGATCGAAGAGCTGGCCCGCGAGCGGCTGGGGTACGTGCGTAAGGGCGAAACGGTGTACCAGCTTGCGCCGCTGGGAGACAAAGAACGGACCCCGCGGGGGAAGACGCCATGA
- the era gene encoding GTPase Era translates to MKVGSVAIVGRSNVGKSTLLNRLLKEKVAIVSDKPQTTRTRILGVAHVEGAQIVFLDTPGFHEPRHLLNRRMVRTTLETFEDADVLYVVVEATAPPGPGDLAVVEHVRAAVAKHARPVVLVINKVDLVNKARLLPLMEQYLRMFPWTEMVPLSAETGDNVDRLLTVTIPLLTEGEAAYGEDVLTDQSMRTLAAELIREKILEQTYEEVPHSVAVEIEQFQETKKMAKIAAVVLVEKESQKGILIGKHGERLKLVGTAARQEMERLFGMKVFVQLWVKVRESWREDEHTLAELGY, encoded by the coding sequence ATGAAGGTCGGCAGTGTTGCAATCGTGGGGCGGTCGAATGTGGGCAAATCGACGTTGCTGAACCGACTGCTGAAAGAAAAGGTGGCGATCGTCTCCGATAAACCGCAGACGACCAGGACTCGGATTTTGGGGGTGGCTCACGTCGAGGGAGCCCAAATCGTGTTTTTGGACACGCCGGGATTCCACGAACCGCGTCATCTGCTGAACCGTCGCATGGTGCGCACGACGTTGGAAACTTTTGAGGATGCCGATGTGCTCTATGTCGTCGTCGAAGCGACCGCCCCGCCCGGACCAGGCGATCTGGCCGTTGTTGAACATGTGCGGGCGGCGGTGGCCAAGCATGCGCGTCCCGTGGTGTTGGTCATCAACAAGGTCGATCTCGTGAACAAGGCGCGGCTTCTCCCTTTGATGGAGCAGTACTTGCGCATGTTTCCCTGGACGGAGATGGTGCCATTGTCGGCGGAAACGGGGGACAACGTCGATCGGTTGCTTACGGTGACCATACCATTGCTGACCGAAGGGGAAGCGGCCTACGGCGAGGATGTCTTGACGGACCAGTCCATGCGGACCTTGGCAGCTGAACTGATCCGCGAGAAGATTCTCGAACAGACGTATGAAGAGGTCCCGCACTCGGTGGCCGTTGAAATCGAGCAGTTCCAGGAAACGAAAAAAATGGCCAAGATTGCCGCCGTCGTTTTGGTGGAGAAAGAGTCGCAGAAGGGCATTTTGATCGGCAAACATGGCGAGCGTCTCAAGCTTGTGGGTACCGCCGCTCGGCAGGAGATGGAACGGTTGTTCGGCATGAAGGTGTTCGTACAGCTGTGGGTGAAGGTGCGGGAATCGTGGCGAGAGGACGAACATACCCTCGCGGAGTTGGGGTATTAG
- the mgtE gene encoding magnesium transporter: protein MRLVSIQRLLRRGAITNLAKMLARMHPADIANVIDHLSSQKEKREIFELVRGEVKRGQVLSELDGDSMTLVLSDLLPSDAAWLLKDLGPDDIAHILSVIPNDRAKEILALMRTEDSTEITDLLKYPKGTAGGIMTTEFFALSEDATAQEAIRRLQQATDAEMVFYIYVTDKEDRLVGVLSLRQLLTVPPATPLKNIMTRDLISVAVDMDQEEVSRQVASYNLLAIPVVEKDGKLVGIITVDDVVDVIREEATEDMLKMAGAVEEEATSKSSSLAAARVRLPWLFTNLVGSLLSGMLLWVFRYTIQEVVAIVSFIPVIAAMGGNVGLQSSTLIIRGLATGHVELTDVWKIFFREAKIAFLMGLACSLMLTVVGWLWHQVFLGMVVGVSLITAFLVSTSMATVMPIVLKRMGVDPAVAAGPFVTTANDITGIAIYLTLATLFLEYIR from the coding sequence ATGCGGTTGGTGTCCATCCAGCGGTTGCTGCGTCGCGGCGCCATCACCAATCTGGCGAAGATGCTGGCGCGGATGCATCCGGCCGATATTGCCAATGTCATCGATCACCTCTCATCGCAAAAGGAAAAGCGGGAAATTTTTGAGTTGGTGCGGGGAGAGGTCAAGCGGGGGCAAGTACTCAGCGAGCTGGACGGCGACAGCATGACGCTGGTGCTGTCGGACTTGTTACCGTCGGATGCTGCGTGGTTGCTCAAGGACCTCGGTCCGGACGACATCGCGCATATTCTCAGCGTCATTCCGAACGATCGCGCCAAGGAGATCTTGGCGTTGATGCGGACGGAAGATTCGACCGAAATCACCGACCTGTTGAAATATCCGAAGGGCACGGCAGGCGGGATCATGACGACGGAGTTTTTCGCGTTGTCGGAGGATGCGACGGCGCAAGAAGCGATCCGCCGACTTCAACAGGCGACCGATGCGGAGATGGTCTTCTACATTTATGTCACGGACAAGGAGGACCGGCTTGTGGGGGTACTCTCCCTCCGGCAATTGTTGACGGTGCCGCCGGCGACTCCGCTCAAGAACATCATGACGCGTGACCTCATCAGCGTGGCCGTCGATATGGACCAAGAGGAGGTCTCCCGGCAGGTCGCCAGTTACAACTTGCTGGCCATTCCTGTGGTGGAGAAGGATGGGAAGTTGGTCGGTATCATCACGGTGGACGACGTCGTCGACGTCATTCGAGAAGAGGCGACTGAGGACATGTTGAAAATGGCCGGCGCCGTGGAGGAGGAGGCAACTTCGAAATCGTCGAGTCTTGCGGCCGCTCGCGTACGCCTGCCCTGGTTGTTTACCAATCTGGTGGGAAGCTTGTTGTCCGGGATGCTCTTGTGGGTGTTTCGCTATACGATCCAGGAAGTGGTGGCGATCGTCAGCTTCATACCGGTGATCGCGGCCATGGGGGGAAATGTAGGGCTACAGTCCTCCACGCTGATTATTCGCGGGCTCGCGACGGGGCATGTGGAATTGACAGATGTCTGGAAGATTTTTTTCCGGGAAGCCAAGATCGCGTTCCTGATGGGTCTGGCCTGTAGTCTGATGTTGACCGTGGTCGGTTGGTTGTGGCACCAGGTCTTTCTCGGGATGGTCGTCGGGGTTTCGCTCATTACGGCGTTTCTGGTATCGACGAGTATGGCCACCGTGATGCCGATCGTGCTGAAACGTATGGGGGTAGATCCCGCCGTGGCCGCCGGTCCGTTTGTCACGACGGCCAATGACATTACTGGTATCGCCATCTACCTGACGTTGGCCACCCTGTTCCTTGAGTATATTCGATAG
- the recO gene encoding DNA repair protein RecO produces the protein MPLVKTAAIVLHSRKWGDADRIVTLYTLRFGKVRGVARGARRLKSRLGGMLEPFTRCHLDLFEKPGDSLYRISQVTLEEPFVRFRSDLTLMTAAGRMVNLVNVLMPEGDAEPRVFEVLETGLRTLLDSRDAAWTTLLFQIRLLSLTGFRPQTEQCAACGQVYRNSLSQFSPPAGGMVCERCASRQPSRCTALSRGSVAFLQQALQMQPALMNRLHAVGQVRAEIESAIESYVTIVAGRRLPPIDFLASAPVV, from the coding sequence GTGCCATTGGTCAAGACCGCCGCAATCGTATTACACAGTCGGAAGTGGGGCGATGCCGACCGTATTGTTACTCTGTACACGTTGCGGTTTGGCAAAGTACGTGGGGTGGCGCGAGGTGCGCGGCGGCTCAAAAGTCGGTTGGGGGGGATGCTTGAACCCTTTACGCGCTGCCATCTGGACCTTTTCGAGAAACCGGGCGATTCGCTGTATCGGATTTCACAAGTGACCCTGGAAGAGCCGTTCGTGCGATTCCGCAGCGACCTGACCTTGATGACGGCCGCGGGCCGTATGGTCAACCTGGTGAACGTGTTAATGCCTGAGGGGGATGCGGAGCCCAGGGTTTTTGAGGTCCTGGAAACGGGGTTACGTACCTTGCTCGACAGTCGGGATGCAGCCTGGACGACCCTGTTGTTTCAGATTCGGCTCCTGTCTCTGACGGGGTTTCGCCCGCAGACCGAACAATGTGCCGCCTGCGGGCAAGTTTATCGGAACTCCCTGTCACAGTTTTCCCCGCCGGCCGGCGGCATGGTGTGTGAGCGCTGTGCCAGCCGACAGCCATCTCGATGTACTGCTTTGTCCCGAGGGAGTGTGGCCTTTCTCCAGCAGGCCTTGCAGATGCAGCCGGCCCTGATGAACCGGTTGCACGCGGTCGGGCAGGTGCGGGCTGAAATTGAGTCGGCCATCGAGAGTTATGTGACCATTGTGGCGGGGAGGCGGCTGCCACCGATCGATTTCTTGGCGAGTGCGCCTGTCGTGTAA
- a CDS encoding DUF971 domain-containing protein: protein MSETVLEPVDMEWVEKGVLGIAWSDGHRAVYPVRYLRQHCPCAACTDEWTGELRLKPDDVPMVIMLQDVQSVGRYALQFTWSDGHDTGLYSYAFLRRLCRCDVCQPVKPAEPKSRRLL from the coding sequence ATGAGTGAGACGGTTCTTGAGCCAGTGGATATGGAATGGGTGGAGAAAGGCGTGCTGGGGATCGCCTGGAGTGATGGGCATAGGGCCGTGTATCCGGTGCGATACCTCCGGCAGCATTGCCCCTGTGCCGCTTGCACGGATGAATGGACGGGCGAGCTGCGCTTGAAGCCGGATGATGTGCCGATGGTGATCATGCTGCAAGATGTGCAATCGGTCGGACGGTATGCGCTGCAATTTACCTGGAGCGATGGGCACGATACCGGGCTCTACTCCTATGCCTTTTTACGTCGGCTGTGTCGCTGCGATGTTTGTCAGCCCGTCAAGCCGGCGGAGCCGAAATCTAGGCGGCTTCTTTAG
- the glgA gene encoding glycogen synthase GlgA yields MVSFPSQIDPIQAMRPLRICMVSSEVVPFAKTGGLADVVGALAVQFARLGHEVCVVLPFYRQVESLGYQWRTYARLSVPTSAGDCPVEIQELIGPSERLLAGSGLRVFTVRHDPFFARSGLYQDGGHDYPDNLERFALFCRSVMEWLLYIGEQEHWLTDILHLHDWQAALCAVYLRALYRERAAFALTKSALTIHNLGYQGLFPGENFYLTDLPASLFAPASLEFYGSVNLLKGGLVFADLLTTVSPTYSREIQTADYGFGLDGVLKERKHVLHGVVNGIDVDFWNPATDPYLPASYSSQDLTGKAVCKVELQRELGLRRLKVPMLGVITRLAAQKGIDLIIQVIPELMELSLQMVILGTGDVTYEKQVQGLAEQYKERIAFRNIFDEGLAHRIEAASDIFVMPSRYEPCGLSQLYSLRYGTVPVVRSTGGLVDTVVPYTPRTFKDSRATGFSFTDTTVSSLLTSLLLALSVYRKKADWSSLIKTGMSQNLSWTRSASIYLQLFEQLADKTPTE; encoded by the coding sequence ATGGTTTCTTTTCCCTCTCAGATTGACCCGATACAAGCCATGCGTCCCCTGCGCATCTGCATGGTGTCGTCCGAGGTTGTGCCTTTTGCAAAAACCGGTGGGCTGGCTGATGTCGTTGGAGCGCTGGCCGTTCAATTTGCCAGACTCGGTCACGAAGTCTGCGTGGTGCTCCCCTTCTACAGGCAGGTTGAATCACTCGGGTATCAGTGGCGAACCTATGCTCGGTTGTCAGTTCCTACATCGGCAGGAGACTGCCCTGTCGAGATACAAGAGCTCATTGGCCCATCAGAGAGGCTTCTCGCGGGAAGCGGATTGCGGGTATTTACCGTCCGCCATGATCCGTTTTTTGCTCGATCCGGCTTGTACCAGGACGGCGGGCATGACTATCCGGATAATTTAGAGCGCTTCGCCTTGTTTTGTCGTAGCGTGATGGAGTGGCTGCTCTATATTGGTGAGCAGGAACACTGGCTTACTGACATATTGCATCTTCACGACTGGCAGGCTGCGCTCTGTGCTGTATATTTGCGCGCCCTGTATCGAGAACGGGCGGCATTTGCCCTTACCAAGAGCGCCCTCACGATCCATAATCTCGGGTATCAGGGATTGTTTCCCGGTGAGAACTTTTATCTCACCGACCTACCAGCGTCTCTTTTTGCTCCCGCTTCGCTGGAATTTTATGGGTCGGTCAATCTACTGAAGGGAGGGCTGGTCTTTGCCGATCTACTCACCACCGTGAGCCCGACCTATAGCCGTGAAATCCAGACGGCTGACTATGGATTCGGCCTTGATGGGGTATTGAAGGAGCGAAAGCATGTGTTGCACGGAGTGGTGAATGGTATCGACGTCGATTTCTGGAACCCTGCCACAGATCCCTATTTACCCGCCTCATACTCCAGTCAGGATCTAACTGGGAAAGCCGTTTGCAAGGTGGAGCTGCAGCGGGAGTTGGGGCTCCGCCGTTTGAAAGTCCCTATGTTGGGGGTGATCACTCGCCTGGCTGCTCAGAAGGGGATCGACCTTATTATTCAAGTTATCCCGGAACTTATGGAGTTGAGTTTGCAGATGGTGATCCTTGGGACCGGCGATGTCACATATGAGAAGCAAGTTCAAGGGTTAGCCGAGCAGTATAAAGAGCGAATTGCCTTCCGTAATATCTTTGACGAGGGACTGGCGCACCGGATTGAGGCCGCTTCGGATATTTTTGTTATGCCGTCTCGGTATGAGCCCTGTGGACTCAGTCAGCTCTATAGTCTCCGCTATGGCACCGTGCCGGTCGTGAGAAGTACCGGAGGACTCGTTGATACGGTTGTCCCCTATACGCCTCGCACGTTTAAAGACTCGCGTGCTACGGGATTTAGCTTTACCGATACCACCGTTTCCTCGTTGCTTACGAGCCTGCTCCTGGCGCTTTCGGTTTATCGGAAAAAGGCAGACTGGAGCAGCCTCATTAAGACAGGAATGAGCCAGAACCTTTCATGGACTCGTTCCGCCTCGATTTACCTTCAACTTTTCGAACAGTTAGCGGATAAAACTCCAACTGAATAA
- a CDS encoding DDE-type integrase/transposase/recombinase gives MNGWRGTNPAAHWLKYLVENGPLHCARVAAPLKEGQYVDDHDQGVDDTEDPQTVSPHRQEPPRHRALCNGLRDQRSGPARRFGLDRKTVRAWRRRLQAAGLVGLVPRYPPIRARRIAESTVALIEHARRDLMYGAVRTRIWLERVHRIRVAAATIRRICHRLGYPSLRRKPSRRPRQLTLFSRERPGDCVQVDVKEVKVAGATYFQYTAIDDCTRYRILRLYPRKNHQTSHTFFSTLRAALPFPIRKVQVDNGAEFSLAFALTVQQAGVRLRYIKPRCPEQNGKVERSHRVDNEEFWSRSTFAGFAPAAEAVLAWEHRYNHERFSMALIGLTPAEKLATFTAPSPLPSGTVLPHPVPTSTSTMDPPPIACPEPLVRRVLCHNHDLNPGVTS, from the coding sequence TTGAACGGGTGGCGCGGCACCAACCCGGCGGCCCACTGGCTGAAATATCTTGTTGAGAATGGGCCCCTCCACTGCGCGAGAGTCGCAGCACCATTGAAGGAGGGACAGTATGTCGACGATCACGACCAAGGAGTTGACGACACTGAAGATCCCCAGACGGTATCACCACACCGTCAAGAGCCGCCTCGCCATCGTGCACTATGCAACGGACTACGGGATCAAAGGAGCGGCCCGGCGCGGCGGTTTGGCCTGGATCGGAAGACGGTCCGAGCGTGGCGCCGCCGCTTGCAGGCCGCCGGTCTCGTGGGCCTGGTTCCGCGCTACCCGCCGATCCGTGCACGCCGCATTGCGGAGTCGACCGTGGCGTTGATTGAACACGCCCGGCGCGATCTGATGTACGGGGCGGTCCGCACCCGGATTTGGCTCGAGCGTGTCCATCGGATCCGGGTCGCCGCGGCCACGATTCGCCGGATCTGCCACCGGCTCGGCTATCCATCGCTCCGCCGCAAACCCTCACGACGTCCTCGGCAACTAACGCTCTTCAGTCGCGAGCGACCGGGGGACTGTGTCCAGGTGGACGTCAAGGAAGTCAAAGTGGCGGGTGCGACGTATTTCCAATACACCGCTATCGACGACTGCACGCGCTATCGGATTCTCCGTCTCTATCCCCGGAAAAATCATCAGACCAGTCATACCTTCTTCAGCACCCTTCGGGCCGCGCTCCCATTTCCCATCCGCAAAGTACAGGTCGACAACGGCGCAGAGTTCTCGCTCGCCTTTGCCCTCACGGTTCAACAGGCTGGGGTGCGGCTACGCTACATTAAGCCGCGATGTCCGGAGCAGAACGGCAAAGTCGAACGCAGTCATCGTGTTGATAACGAGGAGTTTTGGAGTCGGTCAACGTTTGCCGGTTTCGCACCGGCGGCCGAAGCCGTACTGGCCTGGGAACACCGCTACAACCACGAGCGCTTCTCCATGGCCCTCATTGGCCTCACCCCGGCCGAGAAACTCGCGACATTCACGGCTCCGTCTCCGCTTCCGTCAGGCACCGTCCTCCCGCATCCGGTTCCCACTTCGACCTCGACCATGGACCCGCCGCCAATCGCGTGTCCTGAGCCACTTGTGCGACGGGTGCTCTGTCACAACCACGACCTAAACCCTGGGGTCACTTCTTGA
- a CDS encoding response regulator transcription factor yields the protein MVNQNTAQTQDNVDSLADQRAGSGIVVLSSSMQLLHMNRQAAELSKLMHISHTGGGLPKTANGVLPAVLTELCAEIIKALQVRTEAKDWEQFEIKRIAGNPNQPILLRGFGLPDREGIQHARLVVTMEELGRRNHLNTDQAKERFQLTNREQTVIENLAKGWTNKEIANALKITEQTVKEHIKHIMRKTNSTTRTGVLVQVFRS from the coding sequence ATGGTGAATCAGAACACCGCTCAAACACAGGACAATGTAGACTCTCTTGCTGATCAGCGCGCCGGGTCTGGAATCGTAGTTTTGTCTTCTTCAATGCAACTGCTCCACATGAATCGACAAGCCGCCGAGCTGTCCAAGCTAATGCACATCAGCCATACCGGGGGAGGGCTACCCAAGACCGCCAACGGTGTGCTCCCAGCCGTACTAACAGAACTTTGCGCTGAGATCATCAAAGCTCTTCAAGTTCGCACCGAAGCAAAAGATTGGGAACAATTTGAAATCAAGCGAATCGCGGGGAATCCTAACCAGCCGATACTTCTGAGAGGCTTTGGCCTGCCCGACCGAGAAGGGATTCAGCATGCTCGCCTAGTTGTCACGATGGAAGAACTAGGACGCCGCAATCATCTGAATACAGATCAGGCCAAAGAACGATTTCAGCTTACCAACAGAGAGCAGACAGTTATTGAAAACCTAGCTAAAGGATGGACGAACAAAGAAATAGCAAACGCTCTCAAGATTACGGAGCAGACCGTTAAAGAGCACATTAAACACATCATGAGAAAGACAAACTCCACAACTCGGACAGGAGTCCTAGTTCAGGTCTTTCGATCCTAG
- a CDS encoding polysaccharide biosynthesis/export family protein: MNKKVLFGLGVFLIGLPWWASATSYEQAPQIRLIAGPSSTGGGSTTRQGTEGAEKSSLTVTPDYIMGPEDVLEITVWKNADLSKQVQVRPDGRISLPLIGDVSAVGRTAAQLTEEISARLKSYMENPTVSILVREVNSYQIYVLGEVNAPGKYPLKSKTTLLQAITIAHGFTQVAARNKIVVFRFGKDGEGLNKIKASYDDIVLRDGSDQNIELKPGDQIVVPSETMVVLPSR; this comes from the coding sequence ATGAATAAGAAAGTATTGTTCGGCCTCGGAGTTTTTTTAATTGGGCTTCCGTGGTGGGCGTCTGCAACTTCATATGAGCAAGCACCACAGATTCGTCTAATCGCTGGGCCTTCCTCTACGGGAGGAGGCTCTACTACTCGACAAGGGACGGAGGGCGCAGAGAAGTCTTCACTCACCGTAACCCCGGATTACATAATGGGGCCGGAAGATGTTCTGGAAATTACTGTGTGGAAGAATGCTGATCTCTCGAAGCAGGTCCAGGTTCGTCCGGATGGAAGAATTTCACTTCCCCTCATCGGAGATGTGTCAGCTGTGGGGAGAACTGCGGCCCAGCTAACAGAAGAGATTTCCGCTCGGCTCAAATCCTACATGGAAAACCCCACCGTCTCGATCTTGGTCCGAGAGGTGAATAGCTACCAAATCTATGTATTAGGTGAAGTTAATGCCCCAGGCAAGTATCCACTGAAGAGTAAGACCACTCTACTTCAGGCGATTACTATCGCCCATGGCTTTACTCAGGTAGCAGCACGGAACAAGATTGTAGTGTTTCGGTTCGGGAAAGACGGAGAAGGGTTAAACAAAATTAAAGCTAGTTATGATGATATAGTTCTCAGGGATGGGTCGGATCAGAACATTGAATTGAAGCCGGGAGATCAGATCGTTGTTCCCTCTGAGACGATGGTGGTTTTACCTTCGAGATAG
- a CDS encoding polysaccharide biosynthesis/export family protein, giving the protein MRNYGFSSSAVPMSIKGAAKLKTFGCRRWQGAVCIVLAAFMTLQGCWLGGEQVDFNVTYIPPNEFLLGPEDILVVNVWRNQDLSREVVIRPDGKISLPLVGDIQAAGMTANVLAKRIADGLTEFMPNPTVSVQVKEVNSYYVYVLGEVSKPGKVPLKSYATVLQGISLAGGFTTFASRNKIHVLRVVPNGQGQPKQIQIPVPYEDIIQGKNSEGNFFLKAGDVIVVP; this is encoded by the coding sequence ATGCGCAATTACGGTTTCTCTTCTAGCGCCGTACCGATGAGCATCAAAGGAGCCGCGAAATTGAAAACTTTCGGTTGCAGAAGGTGGCAAGGGGCGGTATGTATTGTCCTCGCCGCATTTATGACTCTACAGGGCTGCTGGCTAGGGGGAGAGCAAGTTGACTTTAATGTAACCTACATTCCGCCAAATGAGTTCCTGCTGGGCCCGGAAGATATTCTAGTCGTAAATGTATGGAGAAATCAGGATCTGTCACGCGAAGTGGTTATCCGGCCCGATGGGAAAATCTCTTTACCACTAGTTGGCGATATTCAGGCTGCGGGTATGACCGCGAATGTGCTTGCCAAGAGGATCGCGGATGGTCTGACAGAGTTCATGCCCAATCCTACCGTTTCTGTGCAGGTGAAGGAGGTCAATAGCTACTATGTATATGTGCTAGGGGAAGTCTCAAAACCCGGCAAAGTGCCGTTGAAATCGTATGCTACTGTCTTGCAGGGTATCTCCCTAGCTGGTGGATTCACCACTTTTGCTTCTCGAAACAAGATCCATGTTCTGAGAGTTGTTCCAAATGGTCAAGGCCAGCCCAAGCAAATACAAATTCCTGTTCCATATGAAGATATTATCCAGGGTAAGAATTCGGAGGGAAACTTTTTCCTCAAAGCAGGTGATGTCATTGTGGTTCCATAA